In Zingiber officinale cultivar Zhangliang chromosome 6A, Zo_v1.1, whole genome shotgun sequence, a single genomic region encodes these proteins:
- the LOC121998290 gene encoding tobamovirus multiplication protein 2A-like, with product MACKGFWECLLKLLNFVLTVTGLAMVGYGIYLLVEWNKIAAGGGGDDAAPPASNDLEFLKLGRPMLVAVSFSSSFLDYLPKAWFIYLFIGIGAVVFVISCFGCIGAVSRNGCCLSFYAFLVFLLIVAELAVAAFIFFDHSWKELIPDDKTGNFDGIYDFLDSNWKIAKWVALGAVIFEGFVFVLALIVRSANRPAEYDSDDELIAPRSTIRQPLVNRQGAAASGAPVLGSLDHRPSRNDAWSQRMREKYGLDTSEFTYNPSDPNRYQQATASQTEEKGRCTIL from the exons ATGGCGTGCAAGGGATTCTGGGAATGTTTGCTAAAGCTTTTGAATTTTGTATTGACGGTTACTGGTTTAGCAATGGTGGGATATGGGATTTACTTGCTGGTAGAGTGGAATAAAATTGCCGCTGGTGGCGGCGGTGACGACGCGGCTCCGCCGGCGAGCAACGATTTGGAATTCTTGAAGCTTGGGCGGCCTATGCTTGTTGCTGTGTCCTTTTCATCCAGTTTTCTTGACTATCTCCCAAAAGCTTG gtttatttatttgtttattggcATTGGAGCTGTTGTTTTTGTCATATCATGCTTTGGCTGCATAGGAGCAGTGTCAAGAAATGGTTGCTGCCTGTCTTTT TATGCTTTCCTAGTGTTTTTGTTGATCGTAGCTGAGTTGGCTGTTGCAGCTTTCATATTCTTTGACCATAGCTGGAAGGAA CTTATCCCTGATGATAAAACTGGGAACTTTGATGGAATATATGATTTCTTGGATAGTAACTGGAAGATAGCTAAGTGGGTTGCTCTTGGAGCTGTCATTTTCGAG GGTTTTGTATTTGTGTTAGCTCTTATAGTAAGATCTGCAAACAGACCAGCTGAATACGACAGTGATGACGAGCTTATTGCTCCAAGATCTACCATCCGACAGCCATTAGTGAATCGGCAAGGAGCCGCAGCAAGTGGAGCACCTGTGCTTGGCAGTCTTGACCACCGTCCAAGCAGAAATGATGCCTGGAGCCAaagaatgagagaaaaa TATGGTCTCGATACTTCTGAGTTTACATACAACCCATCAGACCCAAACAGATACCAACAAGCCACTGCATCACAGACAGAAGAAAAGGGCCGCTGTACCATTTTGTGA